A stretch of Triticum aestivum cultivar Chinese Spring chromosome 1D, IWGSC CS RefSeq v2.1, whole genome shotgun sequence DNA encodes these proteins:
- the LOC123170360 gene encoding solute carrier family 35 member F1-like, whose translation MEIKKKDARGLVLVLFLGQLLAFSVAAASFASSFLANLGVDAPLTQSFFAYLLLTLVYVPILLHRRQKPRIPWYWYLALAFVDTQGGYLVVKAYQYSSITSVTLLDCWTVVWVILLTWYALGTRYSFWQFLGAGTCVAGLGLVLLSDAKSPDEQDPGQMPLLGDALVIAGTVCFAFSNVGEEYCVKKNDRVELVAMLGLFQLLVSIIQIFIFERKTLEAIAWSPTMISSFAGYAIAIFTFSSITPFVLKMSGSTLFNLSLLTSDMWAVAIRLLFYEHQINWLYYVAFSVVAIGLIVYSQNESSPVDGTAKGTEAAAHYQQLPSEDCSTSGSNLGSQENKQLEAAHIC comes from the exons atggagatcaagaagaaggacgCGAGAGGCCTGGTGCTGGTGCTCTTCCTCGGCCAGCTCTTGGCCTTCTCCGTGGCCGCCGCCAGCTTTGCCTCCTCCTTCCTTGCCAATCTTG GAGTTGATGCACCACTCACACAATCATTCTTCGCATACCTCCTCTTGACCTTAGTTTATGTACCAATCCTCTTGCATCGACGACAGAAGCCGCGG ATACCTTGGTATTGGTACTTAGCGCTGGCCTTCGTCGATACGCAGGGGGGCTATCTGG TTGTCAAGGCATACCAGTACTCATCGATCACCAGTGTAACATTGTTGGATTGTTGGACTGTTGTCTGGGTCATCCTACTCACATGGTACGCACTAGGCACGAGATATTCTTTCTGGCAATTTCTAGGGGCAGGGACCTGCGTGGCAGGCCTAGGTCTTGTGCTCCTTTCAGATGCAAAATCTCCAGATGAGCAAG ATCCAGGTCAAATGCCACTTCTAGGGGATGCCCTTGTTATTGCCGGGACAGTTTGCTTTGCATTTAGCAATGTTGGAGAG GAATACTGTGTCAAGAAGAACGACCGAGTGGAACTTGTTGCGATGCTTGGACTATTTCAGTtgcttgtcagcataattcagat ATTTATATTCGAAAGAAAGACCCTAGAAGCAATTGCCTGGTCTCCAACAATG ATTAGTTCATTCGCTGGATATGCCATTGCAATATTTACGTTCTCCTCCATTACTCCATTTGTCCTTAAG ATGAGTGGATCAACGTTGTTTAATCTCTCACTCTTAACATCTGACATGTGGGCAGTAGCCATTCGACTATTGTTCTATGAACATCAG ATCAACTGGCTGTACTACGTAGCATTCTCAGTTGTGGCCATTGGATTAATCGTCTACTCACAGAA TGAGAGTTCTCCGGTCGATGGAACAGCTAAGGGTACAGAAGCGGCAGCTCACTATCAACAACTTCCAAGTGAGGATTGCTCAACAAGTGGTTCTAATTTGGGCAGCCAAGAAAACAAGCAACTGGAAGCAGCTCACATCTGCTAG